In the genome of Brienomyrus brachyistius isolate T26 chromosome 17, BBRACH_0.4, whole genome shotgun sequence, one region contains:
- the clptm1 gene encoding cleft lip and palate transmembrane protein 1 homolog isoform X2, which translates to MAAQESGATQQPNVSSNGSAGGDQAVQAAGTAQDAQPQQQQQQQQQPPPNAWQVIKGVLFRIFIIWAISSWFRRGPSTPDQSTPAGAPRVPSRNLFPKDTLMDLHIYVSQNEIFSDFNNSDALFWSQRDLVYGDWTTGEAGDGCYEHYGEMDIPENVKQNGSLYIHVYFTKSGFHPDPKRKGQYRRLATVHSSRMLNKFKRRKFQKTKNLLTGETEADPEMIKRAESHGPVEVISHWHPNLTINMVDDHTAWVKGSVPPPLDQHVKFDAVSGDYYPIVYFNDYWNLQKDYFPVNETLEKLPLRLSFCPLSLWRWQLYAAQSTKSPWNFLGDDTYEQSDEDQDSVKVALLETNPYLLGLTIVVSIVHSIFEFLAFKNDIQFWNSRQSLEGLSVRSIFFGVFQSLVVLLYILDNETNFVVQVSVFIGLLIDFWKITKVVDVKLDRENRIVGLFPRLTFTDKSTYVQSSTKIYDDMAFRYLSWLLYPLFGCYAVYSLIYMEHKGWYSWVLGMMYGFLLTFGFITMTPQLFINYKMKSVAHLPWRMLTYKALNTFIDDLFAFVIKMPMMYRIGCLRDDVVFFIYLYQRWIYRVDPNRVNEFGTSGVDHIKDSTEQGPAGSEVAAISDKPEGEKKND; encoded by the exons GTGAGCAGTAATGGGTCTGCAGGTGGAGACCAGGCTGTTCAGGCTGCTGGGACTGCACAGGATGCTCAgccgcaacaacaacaacagcagcagcagcagccaccTCCCAATGCATGGCAGGTCATCAAGGGAGTCCTCTTCAG GATCTTCATTATCTGGGCCATCAGCAGCTGGTTCCGTCGGGGCCCGTCCACGCCAGACCAGAGTACCCCAGCCGGAGCCCCGCGAGTCCCCAGCCGCAACCTGTTCCCCAAGGACACACTCATG GACTTGCATATATACGTCTCCCAGAACGAGATATTCTCAGACTTCAACAATAGTGATGCTCTTTTCTGGAGTCAGCGAGACCTGGTGTACGGAGACTGGAccacgggggaagctggggatgGTTGTTATGAGCACTATGGGGAAATGGACATTCCTGAG AATGTGAAGCAGAATGGTTCCCTGTACATCCATGTCTACTTCACCAAGAGTGGGTTCCACCCAGATCCCAAACGCAAGGGCCAGTACCGGCGCCTGGCCACAGTTCATAGTTCTCGAA TGCTGAACAAGTTCAAACGCAGGAAGTTCCAGAAGACAAAGAACCTTCTCACTGGAGAGACAGAGGCTGACCCTGAGATGATCAAG CGTGCAGAAAGTCACGGTCCGGTGGAGGTGATCTCCCACTGGCACCCAAACCTCACTATCAACATGGTGGATGACCACACCGCCTGGGTGAAGGGCTCTGTGCCCCCACCCCTGGATCAGC ATGTGAAGTTTGATGCAGTCAGTGGGGACTATTACCCAATCGTGTACTTCAACGACTACTGGAACCTGCAGAAAGACTATTTTCCCGTCAATGAGACGCTGGAGAAGCTGCCGTTGCGTCTGTCCTTTTGCCCCCTCTCGCTTTGGCGCTGGCAGCTCTACGCTGCCCAGAGCACCAAGTCCCCCTGGAACTTCCTGGGAGACGATACCTACGAGCAGTCCGACGAGGACCAGGACTCTGTCAAG GTGGCTTTACTGGAGACCAATCCTTATCTTCTCGGTCTGACCATTGTCGTGTCCATCGTCCACAGCATCTTTGAGTTCCTGGCCTTCAAGAACG ACATCCAGTTTTGGAACAGCAGACAGTCCCTTGAGGGTCTCTCTGTGCGTTCAATCTTCTTTGGGGTCTTCCAGTCTCTGGTGGTGTTGCTGTACATCCTGGACAACGAGACCAACTTCGTGGTGCAAGTCAGTGTCTTCATCGGGCTACTTATTGACTTCTGGAAGATCACCAAGGTTGTGGACGTGAAG ctggacagagagaaCAGAATTGTTGGATTATTTCCACGCTTGACTTTTACAGACAAGTCCACGTACGTCCAGTCCTCCACCAAAATCTACGACGAC ATGGCTTTTAGGTACCTTTCCTGGCTGCTGTATCCACTGTTTGGCTGCTATGCAGTCTATAGCTTGATATACATGGAGCACAAGGGCTGGTACTCCTGGGTGCTGGGGATGATGTATGGCTTCTTGTTAACCTTTG GCTTCATTACGATGACACCACAGCTCTTCATCAACTACAAGATGAAGTCTGTGGCCCACCTCCCATGGAGGATGCTTACCTACAAGGCCCTCAACACCTTCATCGATGACCTGTTTGCCTTCGTCATCAAGATGCCCATGATGTACAGAATAGGCTGCCTGAGAGATG ATGTTGTGTTCTTTATCTACTTGTACCAGCGTTGGATCTACAGAGTCGACCCCAACCGTGTTAATGAATTTGGCACCAGTGGTGTAGACCACATCAAGGACAGCACAGAGCAGGGGCCTGCAGGCAGTGAGGTCGCAGCCATCTCAGACAAGCCAGAGGGGGAGAAGAAGAACGATTAA
- the clptm1 gene encoding cleft lip and palate transmembrane protein 1 homolog isoform X1 translates to MAAQESGATQQPNVSNGEVSSNGSAGGDQAVQAAGTAQDAQPQQQQQQQQQPPPNAWQVIKGVLFRIFIIWAISSWFRRGPSTPDQSTPAGAPRVPSRNLFPKDTLMDLHIYVSQNEIFSDFNNSDALFWSQRDLVYGDWTTGEAGDGCYEHYGEMDIPENVKQNGSLYIHVYFTKSGFHPDPKRKGQYRRLATVHSSRMLNKFKRRKFQKTKNLLTGETEADPEMIKRAESHGPVEVISHWHPNLTINMVDDHTAWVKGSVPPPLDQHVKFDAVSGDYYPIVYFNDYWNLQKDYFPVNETLEKLPLRLSFCPLSLWRWQLYAAQSTKSPWNFLGDDTYEQSDEDQDSVKVALLETNPYLLGLTIVVSIVHSIFEFLAFKNDIQFWNSRQSLEGLSVRSIFFGVFQSLVVLLYILDNETNFVVQVSVFIGLLIDFWKITKVVDVKLDRENRIVGLFPRLTFTDKSTYVQSSTKIYDDMAFRYLSWLLYPLFGCYAVYSLIYMEHKGWYSWVLGMMYGFLLTFGFITMTPQLFINYKMKSVAHLPWRMLTYKALNTFIDDLFAFVIKMPMMYRIGCLRDDVVFFIYLYQRWIYRVDPNRVNEFGTSGVDHIKDSTEQGPAGSEVAAISDKPEGEKKND, encoded by the exons GTGAGCAGTAATGGGTCTGCAGGTGGAGACCAGGCTGTTCAGGCTGCTGGGACTGCACAGGATGCTCAgccgcaacaacaacaacagcagcagcagcagccaccTCCCAATGCATGGCAGGTCATCAAGGGAGTCCTCTTCAG GATCTTCATTATCTGGGCCATCAGCAGCTGGTTCCGTCGGGGCCCGTCCACGCCAGACCAGAGTACCCCAGCCGGAGCCCCGCGAGTCCCCAGCCGCAACCTGTTCCCCAAGGACACACTCATG GACTTGCATATATACGTCTCCCAGAACGAGATATTCTCAGACTTCAACAATAGTGATGCTCTTTTCTGGAGTCAGCGAGACCTGGTGTACGGAGACTGGAccacgggggaagctggggatgGTTGTTATGAGCACTATGGGGAAATGGACATTCCTGAG AATGTGAAGCAGAATGGTTCCCTGTACATCCATGTCTACTTCACCAAGAGTGGGTTCCACCCAGATCCCAAACGCAAGGGCCAGTACCGGCGCCTGGCCACAGTTCATAGTTCTCGAA TGCTGAACAAGTTCAAACGCAGGAAGTTCCAGAAGACAAAGAACCTTCTCACTGGAGAGACAGAGGCTGACCCTGAGATGATCAAG CGTGCAGAAAGTCACGGTCCGGTGGAGGTGATCTCCCACTGGCACCCAAACCTCACTATCAACATGGTGGATGACCACACCGCCTGGGTGAAGGGCTCTGTGCCCCCACCCCTGGATCAGC ATGTGAAGTTTGATGCAGTCAGTGGGGACTATTACCCAATCGTGTACTTCAACGACTACTGGAACCTGCAGAAAGACTATTTTCCCGTCAATGAGACGCTGGAGAAGCTGCCGTTGCGTCTGTCCTTTTGCCCCCTCTCGCTTTGGCGCTGGCAGCTCTACGCTGCCCAGAGCACCAAGTCCCCCTGGAACTTCCTGGGAGACGATACCTACGAGCAGTCCGACGAGGACCAGGACTCTGTCAAG GTGGCTTTACTGGAGACCAATCCTTATCTTCTCGGTCTGACCATTGTCGTGTCCATCGTCCACAGCATCTTTGAGTTCCTGGCCTTCAAGAACG ACATCCAGTTTTGGAACAGCAGACAGTCCCTTGAGGGTCTCTCTGTGCGTTCAATCTTCTTTGGGGTCTTCCAGTCTCTGGTGGTGTTGCTGTACATCCTGGACAACGAGACCAACTTCGTGGTGCAAGTCAGTGTCTTCATCGGGCTACTTATTGACTTCTGGAAGATCACCAAGGTTGTGGACGTGAAG ctggacagagagaaCAGAATTGTTGGATTATTTCCACGCTTGACTTTTACAGACAAGTCCACGTACGTCCAGTCCTCCACCAAAATCTACGACGAC ATGGCTTTTAGGTACCTTTCCTGGCTGCTGTATCCACTGTTTGGCTGCTATGCAGTCTATAGCTTGATATACATGGAGCACAAGGGCTGGTACTCCTGGGTGCTGGGGATGATGTATGGCTTCTTGTTAACCTTTG GCTTCATTACGATGACACCACAGCTCTTCATCAACTACAAGATGAAGTCTGTGGCCCACCTCCCATGGAGGATGCTTACCTACAAGGCCCTCAACACCTTCATCGATGACCTGTTTGCCTTCGTCATCAAGATGCCCATGATGTACAGAATAGGCTGCCTGAGAGATG ATGTTGTGTTCTTTATCTACTTGTACCAGCGTTGGATCTACAGAGTCGACCCCAACCGTGTTAATGAATTTGGCACCAGTGGTGTAGACCACATCAAGGACAGCACAGAGCAGGGGCCTGCAGGCAGTGAGGTCGCAGCCATCTCAGACAAGCCAGAGGGGGAGAAGAAGAACGATTAA
- the LOC125712372 gene encoding endonuclease domain-containing 1 protein-like isoform X2, which produces MQFISLLSVTVLLPALVLPEVIPPQIAAKTPFVKCKKFFAKPGGIVTFPTIFNQNQYKQICQKKENRYEFATLYNTEDKIPVYSAYLYQGKEECVRKSTWDIEPQLDDPNGSPNMGPTEHVEKAGTHQALTEDYENQIEYDRGHLYPIFHTFKQCTADATFTLTNAAPQNRSLNRE; this is translated from the exons ATGCAGTTCATTTCCCTACTCAGCGTCACTGTGCTCCTTCCTGCCCTGGTCCTGCCTGAAGTCATCCCACCTCAGATTGCTGCCAAGACACCCTTTGTCAAGTGTAAAAAGTTCTTTGCTAAACCAGGAGGAATTGTCACTTTCCCAACcatcttcaatcaaaatcaatATAAACAGATTTGCCAGAAAAAGGAGAATCGGTATGAATTTGCCACTTTGTACAACACAGAGGACAAGATTCCTGTGTACTCTGCTTATCTATACCAAGGAAAAGAAGAATGTGTTCGTAAAAGTACCTGGGACATAGAACCTCAG ctTGATGACCCTAATGGTTCTCCAAACATGGGCCCTACAGAACATGTGGAGAAAGCAGGGACACACCAAGCCCTGACTGAAGACTATGAGAACCAAATAGAGTATGACAGAGGCCACCTGTACCCCATCTTCCACACTTTTAAGCAGTGCACAGCAGATGCCACGTTCACTCTGACCAACGCGGCCCCCCAAAATCGATCTCTGAATCGTG AATAA
- the LOC125712372 gene encoding endonuclease domain-containing 1 protein-like isoform X1 gives MQFISLLSVTVLLPALVLPEVIPPQIAAKTPFVKCKKFFAKPGGIVTFPTIFNQNQYKQICQKKENRYEFATLYNTEDKIPVYSAYLYQGKEECVRKSTWDIEPQLDDPNGSPNMGPTEHVEKAGTHQALTEDYENQIEYDRGHLYPIFHTFKQCTADATFTLTNAAPQNRSLNRGKWRVQVEKVTKNFLDANCTSRHAYVVTGVVPGTQTLNNRVIIPSFFWSAYCCLDETSGNPTHSEGFISANNNERNIPKIPVAELDRKLSDQNHYGVPFSVFGNRC, from the exons ATGCAGTTCATTTCCCTACTCAGCGTCACTGTGCTCCTTCCTGCCCTGGTCCTGCCTGAAGTCATCCCACCTCAGATTGCTGCCAAGACACCCTTTGTCAAGTGTAAAAAGTTCTTTGCTAAACCAGGAGGAATTGTCACTTTCCCAACcatcttcaatcaaaatcaatATAAACAGATTTGCCAGAAAAAGGAGAATCGGTATGAATTTGCCACTTTGTACAACACAGAGGACAAGATTCCTGTGTACTCTGCTTATCTATACCAAGGAAAAGAAGAATGTGTTCGTAAAAGTACCTGGGACATAGAACCTCAG ctTGATGACCCTAATGGTTCTCCAAACATGGGCCCTACAGAACATGTGGAGAAAGCAGGGACACACCAAGCCCTGACTGAAGACTATGAGAACCAAATAGAGTATGACAGAGGCCACCTGTACCCCATCTTCCACACTTTTAAGCAGTGCACAGCAGATGCCACGTTCACTCTGACCAACGCGGCCCCCCAAAATCGATCTCTGAATCGTGGTAAGTGGCGTGTGCAAGTTGAGAAAGTAACAAAAAACTTCTTAGATGCCAACTGCACTAGTAGACATGCCTATGTTGTTACAGGGGTCGTGCCAGGAACACAAACGTTAAATAATAGGGTGATTATACCATCTTTTTTCTGGAGTGCCTACTGTTGTCTAGATGAAACCTCAGGGAATCCAACTCACTCCGAGGGTTTCATCAGTGCTAACAATAATGAAAGAAACATTCCGAAAATTCCTGTGGCAGAACTGGACCGTAAACTGAGTGACCAGAACCATTATGGCGTTCCTTTTTCCGTGTTTGGAAACCGTTGCTGA